In Ananas comosus cultivar F153 linkage group 10, ASM154086v1, whole genome shotgun sequence, the following proteins share a genomic window:
- the LOC109715940 gene encoding SCAR-like protein 2 isoform X1: protein MPLVRFEVRNEYGLGDRELYRGAAKREEPKALLDGVAVAGLVGILRQLGDLAEFAADVFHDLHEQMTATAARGRKVLRRVQNIEAALPTLEKAIQGQKSHIHFAYVAGSDWHAHIRNEQSHLLSTELPRFMMDSYEECRDPPRLYLLDKFDSAGGGACQKRYSDPSYFRRAWSMSKMGKAESFQKEKKIHKTKRKVSRLRSGELLQHVLGASGYNSRPRFTSPSTDGQFFSEHRTNGTHFASSSTDGQSFTENRSTPDMRYNLEVASRSTSFSSKPRLSFVEQVVDTEIDYDILSDAKLHDKHSDASPSVLHDELNGDGSNDDCYQNGSGIGQDVATSSYVTWEEKTEIIKPSSSLSCDDVIIAEVENLETAHMNFEQPDIDHSDKGIQDIDHSDKGILDQQGVLPEIAKAPVSSSAPTHFEEITSETDNYMDALNTLESETEAEAECQTKREVNLLSNPSSEGIQVGTEKMQVQDLQPPDISGSEAINTSHSMLNEHDSGNSSKTVPSDSLEQLLPPHNILNEISGSNDHDGATMTTDECVGDNLSSVTGVCSIVESQTIPTVNISGLSSTKLWTNAGLFGLEPSKPPDFGALNVVQDNPIPESSDSAHDLSSDRVKLKLEAVDIPNGNMSTESNFVGRMDENKPGKQNLASEIDEPIGEPANSIHAYSSGTDLVRKKDVSPIADLPVACNITPEHNDSGGGTKNISSSFSDLAQRFLANTLQRRASLTYASVPSGTVNSDVGNHKVESNGVISQGSFHQTKEKVSHKISKMSISPRSHYSGQSSPPLEHMKFSFLPMNGSETSKLKLEFPNGNLHESADDLMFPTFQLLPRSDFRSAENGCESDDDTFCRSCPYSSEDIVSPRSYSSSELWEQEENSEFEDHNKNEANNGALPFDSSSAMDLPGIDSVMPLNNQQNGNHDPMYNSVSMATQNQDEMPPPPPLPPVQWRLMKPSVDSGEDKNAKTEERFIQSDFPQSPSLTSAQQEGRLAPIAPFFPEPLPPQQLKNMHDVEKLNGHLERNHAAGSKEVKVREELLHQIRNKDQYLQHDQQRLNGHEMPRSYSFNTKNFDERDELLHQIRNKAFNLRRTTTSKPSITSETAPNASVSAILEKANAIRQQAFVGSDEGGDDDNWSDM from the exons GTTTGCTGCGGATGTTTTCCATGACCTTCATGAGCAAATGACAGCAACAGCTGCAAGGGGGCGCAAAGTGTTGCGTCGAGTGCAGAACATCGAAGCAGCACTTCCAACTCTCGAGAAGGCCATTCAGGGACAGAAGAGCCATATTCATTTTGCATATGTTGCAG GTTCTGATTGGCACGCCCATATTCGGAACGAGCAAAGCCACCTATTATCCACTGAACTGCCACGCTTTATGATGGATTCATATGAAGAATGTCGTGATCCACCACGTCTCTACTTGCTTGATAA ATTTGATAGTGCTGGTGGTGGAGCTTGTCAGAAGAGATATTCAGATCCATCCTACTTTAGAAGGGCGTGGAGTATGTCAAAAATGGGAAAAGCTGAAAGCTtccaaaaagagaagaaaattcaTAAAACTAAG AGGAAGGTCTCACGGCTTAGGAGTGGTGAACTACTTCAACATGTTCTGGGTGCTTCTGGATACAATAGCAG ACCGCGCTTTACATCTCCAAGCACCGATGGGCAATTCTTTTCAGAACACAGGACTAATGGAACTCATTTTGCATCTTCAAGCACAGATGGACAAAGCTTTACAGAGAATAGATCTACACCTGATATGAGATACAATCTGGAAGTTGCTAGTAGGTCTACTTCTTTTAGTTCAAAACCAAGGTTGAGTTTTGTTGAGCAAGTAGTAGATACTGAGATTGATTATGATATTCTATCGGATGCTAAGCTTCATGACAAACATAGTGATGCCTCTCCTTCAGTTCTTCATGATGAACTGAATGGAGATGGCTCGAATGATGATTGTTACCAAAATGGTTCTGGGATAGGGCAAGATGTTGCTACATCATCTTATGTTACATGGGAGgaaaaaactgaaataattAAGCCTTCAAGTTCCTTATCTTGTGATGATGTAATTATCGCTGAGGTTGAAAATTTGGAGACCGCACATATGAACTTTGAACAGCCCGACATTGACCATTCTGACAAAGGAATCCAAGACATTGACCATTCCGACAAAGGAATCTTGGATCAACAAGGGGTATTACCTGAAATTGCTAAAGCGCCAGTATCATCATCTGCTCCTACCCACTTCGAAGAAATTACAAGTGAGACAGACAACTATATGGATGCGCTTAACACATTGGAATCTGAaacagaagcagaagctgaaTGCCAAACGAAACGAGAGGTTAATTTACTATCTAATCCCAGTTCTGAAGGAATTCAAGTCGGGACTGAAAAGATGCAAGTCCAGGATTTGCAGCCTCCTGATATATCTGGTAGTGAAGCTATTAATACATCTCATAGTATGTTGAACGAGCATGACTCCGGAAATTCATCAAAAACGGTCCCTTCAGATAGTTTAGAACAGTTGTTGCCCCCTCATAATATTCTAAATGAAATTTCTGGAAGTAACGATCATGATGGTGCCACAATGACTACTGATGAATGCGTTGGTGATAATCTGTCTTCTGTAACTGGTGTTTGTAGTATAGTTGAATCTCAAACTATTCCTACTGTTAATATTTCTGGTTTATCTTCGACCAAACTTTGGACTAATGCTGGCCTTTTTGGACTTGAACCTTCAAAACCTCCAGACTTTGGTGCTCTGAATGTTGTACAGGATAACCCCATACCTGAATCTTCAGATTCTGCACATGACCTTTCAAGTGATAGGGTAAAGCTTAAATTAGAGGCGGTAGACATACCCAATGGAAATATGTCAACGGAATCCAACTTTGTAGGGAGAATGGATGAGAATAAACCTGGAAAGCAGAATTTGGCAAGTGAGATTGATGAGCCTATTGGTGAACCAGCAAATAGCATTCATGCTTATTCTAGTGGAACTGATCTGGTAAGAAAGAAAGATGTTTCTCCGATAGCTGATTTGCCAGTGGCTTGCAATATAACTCCAGAACACAATGATTCAGGCGGGGGAACAAAGAACATTTCATCCAGCTTTTCTGACCTTGCACAAAGATTTCTTGCTAATACTCTTCAAAGAAGAGCTTCTCTTACCTATGCCTCTGTGCCATCTGGAACAGTGAATTCCGATGTTGGAAACCACAAGGTAGAGTCAAATGGAGTCATATCTCAAGGTTCTTTCCACCAAACTAAGGAAAAAGTTTCACATAAGATATCGAAAATGTCAATTTCTCCTCGCTCTCATTATTCTGGGCAATCATCTCCACCTCTCGAGCATATGAAATTCTCTTTTCTTCCCATGAATGGTTCGGAAACCTCAAAACTGAAATTGGAGTTTCCTAATGGAAATCTTCATGAAAGTGCTGATGATTTGATGTTTCCGACGTTTCAGTTGCTACCAAGATCTGATTTTCGTTCAGCGGAAAATGGTTGTGAATCGGATGATGACACCTTTTGTAGATCTTGCCCATATTCTTCAGAGGATATTGTGAGCCCTCGTTCGTATTCGAGCTCTGAACTGTGGGAGCAAGAAGAGAATTCCGAATTTGAAGACCATAATAAAAATGAGGCAAATAATGGGGCTTTACCCTTTGATTCTTCTTCAGCAATGGATCTTCCAGGTATTGACTCTGTTATGCCCTTAAACAACCAACAGAATGGAAACCATGATCCCATGTATAATTCGGTAAGTATGGCAACGCAAAACCAAGATGAGATGCCACCACCGCCCCCTCTCCCTCCAGTGCAATGGAGGTTGATGAAACCATCAGTTGATTCAGGAGAAGACAAGAATGCTAAAACTGAGGAAAGGTTTATCCAGTCAGATTTTCCTCAATCTCCAAGTCTTACTTCTGCACAGCAGGAAGGGCGACTTGCACCAATAGCACCTTTTTTTCCCGAGCCCTTGCCGCCACAGCAATTGAAGAATATG cATGATGTGGAGAAGCTAAATGGGCACTTAGAAAGAAATCATGCTGCAGGTAGCAAGGAAGTGAAAGTAAGGGAGGAGCTGCTTCACCAAATAAGGAATAAG GACCAATATCTGCAACATGATCAGCAAAGGCTGAATGGGCACGAAATGCCAAGAAGTTATAGCTTCAATACCAAGAATTTTGATGAAAGGGATGAGTTGCTTCATCAGATCAGGAATAAG GCATTTAACCTGAGGCGCACCACCACATCAAAACCGAGTATCACATCAGAGACTGCACCCAATGCCAGTGTTTCTGCCATCTTGGAGAAAGCAAATGCTATCCGCCAG CAGGCATTTGTGGGTAGCGACGAGGGAGGTGATGATGATAACTGGAGTGATATGTGA
- the LOC109715940 gene encoding SCAR-like protein 2 isoform X2 — MPLVRFEVRNEYGLGDRELYRGAAKREEPKALLDGVAVAGLVGILRQLGDLAEFAADVFHDLHEQMTATAARGRKVLRRVQNIEAALPTLEKAIQGQKSHIHFAYVAGSDWHAHIRNEQSHLLSTELPRFMMDSYEECRDPPRLYLLDKFDSAGGGACQKRYSDPSYFRRAWSMSKMGKAESFQKEKKIHKTKRKVSRLRSGELLQHVLGASGYNSRPRFTSPSTDGQFFSEHRTNGTHFASSSTDGQSFTENRSTPDMRYNLEVASRSTSFSSKPRLSFVEQVVDTEIDYDILSDAKLHDKHSDASPSVLHDELNGDGSNDDCYQNGSGIGQDVATSSYVTWEEKTEIIKPSSSLSCDDVIIAEVENLETAHMNFEQPDIDHSDKGIQDIDHSDKGILDQQGVLPEIAKAPVSSSAPTHFEEITSETDNYMDALNTLESETEAEAECQTKREVNLLSNPSSEGIQVGTEKMQVQDLQPPDISGSEAINTSHSMLNEHDSGNSSKTVPSDSLEQLLPPHNILNEISGSNDHDGATMTTDECVGDNLSSVTGVCSIVESQTIPTVNISGLSSTKLWTNAGLFGLEPSKPPDFGALNVVQDNPIPESSDSAHDLSSDRVKLKLEAVDIPNGNMSTESNFVGRMDENKPGKQNLASEIDEPIGEPANSIHAYSSGTDLVRKKDVSPIADLPVACNITPEHNDSGGGTKNISSSFSDLAQRFLANTLQRRASLTYASVPSGTVNSDVGNHKVESNGVISQGSFHQTKEKVSHKISKMSISPRSHYSGQSSPPLEHMKFSFLPMNGSETSKLKLEFPNGNLHESADDLMFPTFQLLPRSDFRSAENGCESDDDTFCRSCPYSSEDIVSPRSYSSSELWEQEENSEFEDHNKNEANNGALPFDSSSAMDLPGIDSVMPLNNQQNGNHDPMYNSVSMATQNQDEMPPPPPLPPVQWRLMKPSVDSGEDKNAKTEERFIQSDFPQSPSLTSAQQEGRLAPIAPFFPEPLPPQQLKNMHDVEKLNGHLERNHAAGSKEVKVREELLHQIRNKDQYLQHDQQRLNGHEMPRSYSFNTKNFDERDELLHQIRNKAFNLRRTTTSKPSITSETAPNASVSAILEKANAIRQAFVGSDEGGDDDNWSDM, encoded by the exons GTTTGCTGCGGATGTTTTCCATGACCTTCATGAGCAAATGACAGCAACAGCTGCAAGGGGGCGCAAAGTGTTGCGTCGAGTGCAGAACATCGAAGCAGCACTTCCAACTCTCGAGAAGGCCATTCAGGGACAGAAGAGCCATATTCATTTTGCATATGTTGCAG GTTCTGATTGGCACGCCCATATTCGGAACGAGCAAAGCCACCTATTATCCACTGAACTGCCACGCTTTATGATGGATTCATATGAAGAATGTCGTGATCCACCACGTCTCTACTTGCTTGATAA ATTTGATAGTGCTGGTGGTGGAGCTTGTCAGAAGAGATATTCAGATCCATCCTACTTTAGAAGGGCGTGGAGTATGTCAAAAATGGGAAAAGCTGAAAGCTtccaaaaagagaagaaaattcaTAAAACTAAG AGGAAGGTCTCACGGCTTAGGAGTGGTGAACTACTTCAACATGTTCTGGGTGCTTCTGGATACAATAGCAG ACCGCGCTTTACATCTCCAAGCACCGATGGGCAATTCTTTTCAGAACACAGGACTAATGGAACTCATTTTGCATCTTCAAGCACAGATGGACAAAGCTTTACAGAGAATAGATCTACACCTGATATGAGATACAATCTGGAAGTTGCTAGTAGGTCTACTTCTTTTAGTTCAAAACCAAGGTTGAGTTTTGTTGAGCAAGTAGTAGATACTGAGATTGATTATGATATTCTATCGGATGCTAAGCTTCATGACAAACATAGTGATGCCTCTCCTTCAGTTCTTCATGATGAACTGAATGGAGATGGCTCGAATGATGATTGTTACCAAAATGGTTCTGGGATAGGGCAAGATGTTGCTACATCATCTTATGTTACATGGGAGgaaaaaactgaaataattAAGCCTTCAAGTTCCTTATCTTGTGATGATGTAATTATCGCTGAGGTTGAAAATTTGGAGACCGCACATATGAACTTTGAACAGCCCGACATTGACCATTCTGACAAAGGAATCCAAGACATTGACCATTCCGACAAAGGAATCTTGGATCAACAAGGGGTATTACCTGAAATTGCTAAAGCGCCAGTATCATCATCTGCTCCTACCCACTTCGAAGAAATTACAAGTGAGACAGACAACTATATGGATGCGCTTAACACATTGGAATCTGAaacagaagcagaagctgaaTGCCAAACGAAACGAGAGGTTAATTTACTATCTAATCCCAGTTCTGAAGGAATTCAAGTCGGGACTGAAAAGATGCAAGTCCAGGATTTGCAGCCTCCTGATATATCTGGTAGTGAAGCTATTAATACATCTCATAGTATGTTGAACGAGCATGACTCCGGAAATTCATCAAAAACGGTCCCTTCAGATAGTTTAGAACAGTTGTTGCCCCCTCATAATATTCTAAATGAAATTTCTGGAAGTAACGATCATGATGGTGCCACAATGACTACTGATGAATGCGTTGGTGATAATCTGTCTTCTGTAACTGGTGTTTGTAGTATAGTTGAATCTCAAACTATTCCTACTGTTAATATTTCTGGTTTATCTTCGACCAAACTTTGGACTAATGCTGGCCTTTTTGGACTTGAACCTTCAAAACCTCCAGACTTTGGTGCTCTGAATGTTGTACAGGATAACCCCATACCTGAATCTTCAGATTCTGCACATGACCTTTCAAGTGATAGGGTAAAGCTTAAATTAGAGGCGGTAGACATACCCAATGGAAATATGTCAACGGAATCCAACTTTGTAGGGAGAATGGATGAGAATAAACCTGGAAAGCAGAATTTGGCAAGTGAGATTGATGAGCCTATTGGTGAACCAGCAAATAGCATTCATGCTTATTCTAGTGGAACTGATCTGGTAAGAAAGAAAGATGTTTCTCCGATAGCTGATTTGCCAGTGGCTTGCAATATAACTCCAGAACACAATGATTCAGGCGGGGGAACAAAGAACATTTCATCCAGCTTTTCTGACCTTGCACAAAGATTTCTTGCTAATACTCTTCAAAGAAGAGCTTCTCTTACCTATGCCTCTGTGCCATCTGGAACAGTGAATTCCGATGTTGGAAACCACAAGGTAGAGTCAAATGGAGTCATATCTCAAGGTTCTTTCCACCAAACTAAGGAAAAAGTTTCACATAAGATATCGAAAATGTCAATTTCTCCTCGCTCTCATTATTCTGGGCAATCATCTCCACCTCTCGAGCATATGAAATTCTCTTTTCTTCCCATGAATGGTTCGGAAACCTCAAAACTGAAATTGGAGTTTCCTAATGGAAATCTTCATGAAAGTGCTGATGATTTGATGTTTCCGACGTTTCAGTTGCTACCAAGATCTGATTTTCGTTCAGCGGAAAATGGTTGTGAATCGGATGATGACACCTTTTGTAGATCTTGCCCATATTCTTCAGAGGATATTGTGAGCCCTCGTTCGTATTCGAGCTCTGAACTGTGGGAGCAAGAAGAGAATTCCGAATTTGAAGACCATAATAAAAATGAGGCAAATAATGGGGCTTTACCCTTTGATTCTTCTTCAGCAATGGATCTTCCAGGTATTGACTCTGTTATGCCCTTAAACAACCAACAGAATGGAAACCATGATCCCATGTATAATTCGGTAAGTATGGCAACGCAAAACCAAGATGAGATGCCACCACCGCCCCCTCTCCCTCCAGTGCAATGGAGGTTGATGAAACCATCAGTTGATTCAGGAGAAGACAAGAATGCTAAAACTGAGGAAAGGTTTATCCAGTCAGATTTTCCTCAATCTCCAAGTCTTACTTCTGCACAGCAGGAAGGGCGACTTGCACCAATAGCACCTTTTTTTCCCGAGCCCTTGCCGCCACAGCAATTGAAGAATATG cATGATGTGGAGAAGCTAAATGGGCACTTAGAAAGAAATCATGCTGCAGGTAGCAAGGAAGTGAAAGTAAGGGAGGAGCTGCTTCACCAAATAAGGAATAAG GACCAATATCTGCAACATGATCAGCAAAGGCTGAATGGGCACGAAATGCCAAGAAGTTATAGCTTCAATACCAAGAATTTTGATGAAAGGGATGAGTTGCTTCATCAGATCAGGAATAAG GCATTTAACCTGAGGCGCACCACCACATCAAAACCGAGTATCACATCAGAGACTGCACCCAATGCCAGTGTTTCTGCCATCTTGGAGAAAGCAAATGCTATCCGCCAG GCATTTGTGGGTAGCGACGAGGGAGGTGATGATGATAACTGGAGTGATATGTGA